The Elephas maximus indicus isolate mEleMax1 chromosome 19, mEleMax1 primary haplotype, whole genome shotgun sequence genome contains a region encoding:
- the PIGW gene encoding phosphatidylinositol-glycan biosynthesis class W protein — protein MSQKQMKEAFVSNLNGTTVLEVIQVLCLPAPCVLCRGLLTVLLQHFYPSYTWRTQFFIDFVVLIVPLVAALTILSSFLLLEQLTIIIFGAGLAYQIYHRRTCYARVPVQKILENFLKISLESEYIPAISCFRTINNVFTAIAILAVDFPLFPRRFAKTELYGTGIMDLGVGGFLFGTAMVCPEVRKKSSMEESRFYHLTKSLHSVCPLVFLGIGRLVTIKSIDYQEHLTEYGVHWNFFFTLAIVKLITSLLLITCPLNKSWIVAISITVLYQLALDFTPLKRFILYGTDGSGTRVGLLNANREGIISTLGYVTIYMAGVQTGSCLFKNRSHIKDWIKVICCLLLTGISLLVCLYIVQANIEAVSRRMANLAFCVWIVASSLIFLSSLLIGDIILSFAKFLFKGALMPCSRKLIQSPATTKKHSESLVPEAERKGASLCLITAINRNQLFFFLLSNITTGLINLMVDTLHSSTSWTLFMLCLYMLTNCLTLFVLHLQDKTIKFW, from the coding sequence atgtcTCAAAAGCAGATGAAGGAAGCTTTTGTCAGTAACCTCAATGGAACCACTGTCCTGGAAGTCATCCAGGTCTTGTGCTTGCCTGCACCCTGTGTCCTGTGCAGAGGGCTGCTGACCGTTCTCTTACAGCACTTCTATCCTTCATATACCTGGAGAACCCAGTTCTTCATTGACTTTGTTGTCTTGATAGTTCCCCTGGTGGCTGCTCTCACCattttgtcttcatttctccTCCTTGAGCAGCTCACTATAATTATCTTTGGGGCAGGACTGGCCTATCAAATATACCACAGGAGGACTTGCTATGCCAGAGTGCCTGTGCAGAAGATCCTTGAAAATTTCTTGAAAATCAGTCTAGAATCAGAATACATTCCAGCAATCTCCTGTTTCCGTACAATTAACAATGTATTTACTGCTATTGCCATTTTGGCTGTGGACTTCCCACTTTTTCCCAGACGATTTGCCAAAACGGAGCTGTATGGAACAGGTATAATGGATTTGGGAGTAGGAGGCTTTCTTTTTGGGACGGCAATGGTTTGTCCAGAGGTTAGGAAAAAATCCAGTATGGAGGAATCCAGATTTTATCACCTTACAAAGTCATTGCACTCTGTTTGTCCATTAGTCTTCTTAGGAATAGGACGATTAGTCACTATAAAATCCATAGACTATCAGGAACATTTAACCGAATATGGAGTtcattggaactttttttttaccttagcAATTGTGAAATTGATAACATCACTGCTTTTGATTACTTGCCCCCTAAATAAGTCCTGGATTGTGGCCATTAGCATTACTGTATTATACCAGCTAGCTCTTGACTTTACCCCACTAAAGAGGTTCATCTTATATGGCACTGATGGCAGCGGCACAAGGGTTGGTTTATTAAATGCCAATCGAGAAGGAATAATCTCTACTTTGGGGTATGTGACAATATACATGGCTGGTGTGCAAACAGGGTCCTGTCTGTTTAAGAACAGATCACATATCAAAGACTGGATAAAAGTAATATGTTGTCTTCTACTGACAGGTATTAGCCTCTTGGTATGTCTTTACATAGTCCAGGCAAATATAGAAGCTGTATCTCGAAGAATGGCCAATTTAGCCTTTTGTGTTTGGATAGTTGCTTCTAGCCTGATTTTTCTTAGTAGTTTACTAATAGGTGATATAATTTTGAGTTTTGCCAAATTTCTATTTAAAGGGGCTCTAATGCCATGTTCTCGGAAACTTATCCAGTCACCTGCTACAACTAAAAAGCATTCAGAATCCCTAGTCCCTGAAGCGGAAAGAAAGGGAGCCAGTCTTTGTTTAATCACAGCTATTAACAGAAaccagttattttttttcttgctgtcaaATATAACCACTGGCTTGATCAACCTGATGGTGGATACATTACATAGCAGTACCTCGTGGACCTTATTTATGCTCTGTCTCTACATGCTTACCAACTGTTTAACTCTGTTTGTGCTACATTTGCAAGATAAGACTATAAAATTTTGGTGA
- the MYO19 gene encoding unconventional myosin-XIX isoform X6 — protein MPSSCPAPFFFSSYLNKSEVGLLGGVSRPKSQSPAARDREPRSRGQVGGGNRADPANPGSRPDEDLRLSRSDPGSLVSHSSRTEPLPGPMTQPVLHNQVDSTARAYNPEPWLTVLKQDAPAVLRCLQARYTTDTFYTNAGCALVALNPFKPVPQLYSPELMREYHAAPQPQKLKPHVFTVGEQTYRNVKSLIEPVNQSIVVSGESGAGKTWTSRCLMKFYAVVASSSTSWESHQVAERIEQRILNSNPVMEAFGNACTLRNNNSSRFGKFIQLQLNGAQQMTGAAVQTYLLEKTRVACQTSSERNFHIFYQICKGASADERLQWHLPEGAAFSWLPNPEWTLEEDCFEVTREAMLHLGIDTPTQNNIFKVLAGLLHLGNMQFADSEDEAQPCQLMDCAKWSVKTLASLLRLPGDTLLETLRIRTIKAGRQQQVFRKPCSRAECDTRRDCLAKLVYARLFDWLVSVINSSICADPNTWTTFIGLLDVYGFESFPNNSLEQLCINYANEKLQQHFVAHFLRAQQEEYAVEGLEWSFVNYQDNQSCLDLIEGSPISICSLLNEECRLNRPSSAAQLQTRVESVLAGRPCLGQNKLSREPSFIVVHYAGPVCYHTAGLVEKNKDPVPPELTRLLQQSQDPLLKVLFPTNPKENSQEESSGQSRAPVLTVVSKFKASLEQLLQVLQSTTPHYIRCIKPNSHGQAQTFVREEVLSQLEACGLVETIHISAAGFPIRVSHQNFVDRYELLRRLRLRASSGLHSPSHAKGHSTPLVPG, from the exons GATCCAGGGTCACTTGTCTCACATTCCTCCAGAACTGAGCCCTTGCCTGGACCCATGACCCAGCCTGTGCTCCACAACCAGGTGGATAGCACTGCTCGTGCCTACAACCCAGAACCCTGGCTGACCGTATTGAAACAGGATGCTCCAGCAG TCCTGAGGTGCCTGCAGGCTCGGTACACAACAGACACCTTCTACACCAATGCTGGCTGCGCCCTGGTGGCTCTGAACCCCTTTAAGCCGGTCCCTCAACTCTACTCGCCAGAGCTGATGAGAGAGTACCACGCTGCACCTCAGCCCCAG AAACTGAAGCCCCACGTCTTCACTGTGGGTGAACAGACCTACAGGAATGTCAAGAGCCTGATCGAACCGGTTAACCAGTCTATTGTTGTCAGTGGAGAGAGTGGTGCTGGAAAG ACATGGACGTCTCGCTGCCTGATGAAGTTCTATGCTGTGGTGGCCTCCTCGTCCACATCCTGGGAAAGCCACCAGGTGGCAGAGAGGATCGAACAGCGGATCCTGAACTCCAACCCTGTCATGGAAGCTTTTG GGAACGCATGCACACTGAGGAATAACAACAGCAGTCGCTTTGGGAAGTTCATCCAGCTCCAGCTGAACGG GGCCCAGCAGATGACCGGAGCCGCAGTCCAGACCTACCTGCTAGAGAAAACTCGAGTGGCCTGCCAGACCTCCAGTGAGAGGAACTTCCACATCTTCTACCAG ATCTGCAAAGGAGCCAGTGCAGACGAGAGGCTGCAGTGGCACCTCCCCGAGGGAGCTGCCTTCTCCTGGCTGCCCAACCCAGAGTGGACTTTGGAAG AGGATTGTTTTGAGGTGACCAGAGAGGCCATGCTCCATTTGGGCATTGACACCCCTACCCAGAACAACATCTTTAAG GTCCTAGCCGGGCTGCTGCACCTCGGCAACATGCAGTTTGCTGACTCGGAGGATGAAGCCCAGCCCTGCCAGCTGATGGACTGTGCCAAAT GGTCTGTCAAGACGTTGGCCTCGCTGCTACGGCTCCCAGGGGACACGCTGCTGGAGACACTGCGGATCAGAACCATTaaggcaggcaggcagcagcAGGTGTTCCGGAAGCCCTGCTCCCGAGCTGAGTGTGACACCCGCAGGGACTGTCTGGCCAAACTGGTCTACGCAAG GCTGTTTGACTGGCTGGTATCTGTAATCAACAGCAGCATCTGTGCAGACCCCAACACGTGGACCACTTTCATAG GCCTGCTGGATGTGTATGGATTTGAGTCATTTCCCAACAACAGTCTGGAGCAGTTGTGCATCAACTACGCCAATGAGAAGCTACAACAACATTTTGTGGCTCACTTCCTAAGGGCTCAGCAG GAAGAATATGCAGTTGAGGGCCTGGAGTGGTCATTTGTCAACTACCAGGACAACCAGAGCTGTTTGGATCTCATCGAGGGGAGCCCCATCAGCATCTGCTCCCTCTTAAATGAG GAGTGCCGCCTTAATCGGCCAAGCAGCGCAGCCCAGCTTCAGACACGCGTTGAGAGTGTCCTGGCAGGCAGGCCCTGCCTGGGCCAGAACAAGCTCAGCCGGGAGCCCAGTTTCATCGTGGTGCACTATGCAGGGCCAGTGTGCTACCACACTGCCGGCCTGGTGGAGAAGAATAAG GACCCTGTCCCCCCTGAGCTGACCAGACTCCTACAGCAATCCCAGGATCCCCTGCTCAAGGTGCTGTTTCCTACTAATCCCAAAGAGAATTCCCAGGAGGAGTCCTCTGGCCAGAGCAGGGCCCCTGTGTTGACCGTGGTATCCAAGTTCAAG GCCTCCCTGGAACAGCTCCTGCAGGTCCTGCAGAGCACCACACCCCACTACATTCGCTGCATCAAGCCCAACAGCCATGGCCAGGCACAGACCTTCGTCAGGGAGGAG GTCCTGAGCCAGCTGGAGGCCTGTGGCCTTGTAGAGACCATCCACATCAGTGCTGCCGGCTTCCCCATCCG GGTGTCTCACCAGAACTTTGTGGACCGATATGAGTTACTGAGAAGGCTCCGTCTTCGCGCATCCTCTGGTCTCCACAGCCCATCTCATGCCAAAGGGCACTCAA CCCCTCTGGTCCCTGGTTGA